A stretch of DNA from Candidatus Kuenenbacteria bacterium HGW-Kuenenbacteria-1:
AAAGTAGAAGTTGCATTCACTTTTAATGTATTACTTGAGCTATTTCCTAAAGTAGCAGAGCTAGCTACGCCTAAATCTCCTATACTAGCACTGGAAGAAACACCTATAGAATTAAAAAAACTATGGCCTGACACATTTAATCCTCCGCTATATATACTTCCTGTGCTAATACTTTGTGGAGAAAAAGTTCCATTAATTGAAAGATTACCACCAATATTTACATTGCCAGTTGTAGATAATCCATTTAAATTTGTTTGTGCACTAACGAATAAATCCTTTCCAATGTTTACATTTCCCTCTAAAATAGATTGCCCCTTTGTTGTCATTTTACCAATAACATCTAAATTGTTTCTTGCAATAATATCTTTATCAGCAATAATATCACCTTTTACAAAAACATCTCCTGATTCAGCGCTAACAATAAATTTATTATTTCCTAACACTAAATCTCCAGCAACATTTAAAGCTGACAACAAAGAGGTTAATCCTTTTACTTCTAAAGTATTTAATACTGCTTTTCCTTTAACATTTAATACGCCTTTAATTGTTCCGTCTGAACTAACTTCCAATTTTTTTACAGCAATATTATTTAATTTACTATCTCCATTAACAGTTAATTTGTCTATTATTGTGGCTGAATTTAGTCTTGCTAAATTACCATTTAAATTAGTTATCTCACCTGAAGAAGCAGATAATTTAGATAATTTACCGGTTTTGTCAATATTAAAAATTTCTGTTCCATTTTCATTTATTGCTGAAATAATTTTCCCTTGACCATTTTGAATAATTGTAATTCCTGATTTATTTTCATTTGATGGAACTTCAAAATAAGCAGCATTTTGTACTTCTAAACTTCCAGTAACTAACAAATCCCCATTTGAAGTTTTGTCATGTTTCATTTCTCCAGTACCAATTTTAACTGAATATCCAGATGCTGGCTGTAAAATAATATCTTCATCCTTTGATTGAATAATTGAAAAATTATAAATTGCACCATCTTGATTTAAGTTTACTATATTGCCTTGTTTGCCTAAATTTATTATTCCATTTAATTCTTCAACAGGAACAACTGAAATAGGAACAATTATTTTTTCTTCTTCTTTTTTAGGTGTAAAAAAATCCTTTATTGCATCAACAACTCCTTTTTTTTCTTGTTTTTCTGGCTCTATTTTTATAGGTTCATTAATTGTTTCAGAAGGAATAACAACAGGAGCTGTAACAGAAGGTTCTGTTTTTATTTCTTGTTTATTTTCTTTTTTTGGAAAAATAAAAAGATTTTTTATTTTATCTTTTATTCCTTTTAGCTCTACTTTCTTTGGTTCTATAATTTCTTCTACAGGAACCGCAATTGGAGATTCTATTTTTGTTTCTGGAATTGCTGGCACATTTTTTTCTTCTTCTTTTTTTGTAATTTGTTTAAATAAATTTTCTATTATTTCTTTTATACCCATCTTTTCTATTATTTCTTTTGAACTAATTGGAAATGGAATAGCTTGAACTTTATTTGGAGCAAAAGAAAAACAAAAAAAGCCTGCTATTACGATTAAAATCATCGAAATGCAGACCTTTTTAGAAAATAAAAAAACTTCTGTATTTTTTAGAAATACAAAAAATTGTTTTTGAGTTTTAAGTTGTTCTCCTTTTTTAAAATCCATAATTTAAATAGTTCATAATTTATGGATTATGAATTTATTAATAAAATTTTATAATTTCATTTTTATTTTTAAATTCACTTAAATTATTAATTTATAATAATTCTTTTAAATGGCTTTGTCAATTTAAAAAATTAATTTAAATAATAAAATTTCTTAAAAATATTTTTTATTATTTTTAAAATTATTTTCGCCAATTTAAGCTTAAAAAAATAATATATAAAAATAGAAAATACTTTTTTAATTTTTTCACAACACTTATCCACATTAATTTATACTTAAATTAAATAAAAACTAAAAAATCCATTAATTTTATTCACACCTTATCCACAATATTTTTATATATTAAAAGGAGCAGATAAATATTCTGCTCCTTTTATATTTTAACATTTCTATAATTTTTCTTACTTATTAAAATTCACATCTTCGTTCATATCTTCTCCTGTTGGTTCTACTTTACAAATAATTCGCTCTTTTATAAAACTTTGCCAAATTTGTAAACGTGTTTTTTTATCTATTTTTAAAGCATCTTTCCCTGCTTTTTTTTGTTGCACAAAAGCATTTTTAATAGCAACATTTCGTTCTTTTGTTTTTGCAATATCCCAAGCAATAAGTAAGCTATTTTTTCTAGCTTCAAAAGAAGCTTTAATTGATGCTGAATAAACATCAACTGCTGTTTGAATTGCAATTTCGCGTTTTTCAACAGCAGCTTTTACACATTTTAAATCTTTTAATTGCACAAAAATTTCTTTTTTTATTTCTGGTTTTGATTTAATATCTGAAATTTCTTTTTTTATTATTTTTTTTATCGCTGGTTTTACTTCTTTTATTATTGATTTTGGTTTAATAGTGTCTATTATTGCTGGCTTAGAGTCAACAAGAGGAACTGTTTCTTCTGCTATAGCGCTAAATGTTATTGTAAACATAAAAACAAAAACAAATAACATTGAAATTAATATATTTTTTTTCATAAATTTTGTTAATTAAAAATTAAAATAAAAAATTATTTTTTTCGACCTTTGATTTTAAATTATCAACACTTTTTATTTTTATTCAATTTAAAAAATTTGACTTTAAAAAATAGATAGTATATAATATTAATATTATGAAAAAGAATATTCATCCAACTTATTATTCAGATGCTAAAATTATTTGCGCTTGCGGAAATAATTTTACTATTGGATCAACAATAAAAGAAATTCATGTTGAAATTTGTTCTCATTGCCATCCATTTTATACTGGAAAACAAAAATTAATCGACACAGCTGGAAGATTAGACCGTTTTAAATTAAGATCAGCTAAAAAAGAAATTTTAAACAAAAAAGTTATTGATGCAAAAAAAATAAAAATTGAACCAAAAGAAAAAATTGAAACTGAAATTAAACCTAAAGTTAAACCTGAAAAAAAAATTAAGCTTAACGTTGATTCTAAGAAAAAAAAGGAAACTAAAATTAAACCTATAAAAAAGATTGAAAAAAAATAACTAAATAAAATTTATTTACAAAAATCCTGCTTTTTATTATAAAAAATAATAGCAGGATTTTTTAGATTAATAATTATGTTAAAACAACTTCCAAAATTTCAAAAATCTTTAAACGAACTTGAACAACAATTACAAGATCCAAGCATTTTTAATGATATTCAAAAAATAAAAGAAATTTCTAAAAAATTCAACGAAAATAAAGAAATTGTGGAAAATTTTAAAAAACTTGAATCTTTAGAAAAAGACATAAATCAAAATAAAGAATTTTTAAAAACAGAAATTGATCAAGAAATGATTGAATTAATTCAACAAGAATTAAAAAATTTAGAAATAAATAAAATAAATTTAGAAATAAAAATAAAAATTTTACTTTCTCCCAAAGATCCTTTAGATGAAAAAAATATTATTATGGAAATTCGAGCTGGCGTTGGTGGAAATGAAGCAGAACTTTTTGCAGCTGATTTATTTCGAATGTATTTTCGTTTTGCTGAAAGAAAAAAATGGAAAACAAATCTTATTGATTCTAATAAAACAGAAATTGGAGGATTTAAAGAAATTACTTTTGAAATTACAGGCAATAATGTTTATTCTCAACTAAAATATGAAATAGGAGTTCATCGTGTTCAAAGAGTTCCTGAAACAGAAAAACAAGGACGAATTCACACTTCTACTGCAACTGTTGCTGTTTTGCCTGAAGCAGAAGAAATTGATATTAAAATTGATCCAAAAGATTTACGCATTGATGTTTTTTGTTCAGGCGGTCATGGCGGACAAAATGTAAACAAGGTTTCAACAGCAGTCAGAATAACTCATTTACCCACAAATATTGTTGTTTCTTGTCAAAATGAACGTTCACAACCTCAAAATAAAGAAAAAGCTTTTACTGTTTTACGTTCTCGACTTTTGGTGTTAGAACAAGAAAAAAAACAAAAAACCTTAACAACTGAGCGAAAAAGTCAAGTAGGTACTGGCGATCGTTCAGAAAAAAATAGAACTTATAATTTTCCACAAGATCGCATTACTGATCATAGAATAAAAAAAAGTTGGCATAATATTGCCAACATTTTAGATGGAGATTTAGATCAAATAATTATTGAACTCACAAACCAATCTTTAAATAATTGTTTATAAATGACTATAATTTAAACTTTGGCAAATTTCTTATAAAAAAGTATTTTTTTATTTTTTCCGCCCTTTCCCCCGATGAAACTCGAGAGCAGGCTCCAAAGGGAATCCAGAGAAGACTGTCATCCTCGCGAACGCGGGGATCCAGATTTAATTAAGTTATGAAACATGGATTCCCTATTTCGTGGGAATGACAACCTTCTTTGTTATTTCTATAGCAAGTTTGTCGTTGAGTTTCATTAAGAATAGAAATCTAATAAAAATGACATTTAAGAAAATTTACCAAAGTTCAGTAATAAATTTCTAAATATTAAAAAATACTTGAAGAAGTATTTTTATATTTTTAAATATTCTTCCAATGCTTCTTTATAATCACGCAATTTCGGCAATTTTGTGTTTAATAAAACTGAATTTTGTGGTCGCTTGGCTGGCCGTTTTAAATCATCACTATTAATACGATTAACTTTAATATTAATATTTTTTAATTTAAATAATTCAACAACTCCCTCATACCAAGTGCAAGAACCTAAATTTGTTAAATGATAAATGCCATACTTCTTATTTATTTCTAATAAATTTTTAGTAGCAAACGCCAAATCAGGAGTATAAGTAAAACAACTTTTTTCTCCATCAACAACATTTAATTCATTTTTTTCTTTACTTAATTTCAACATAATATTAAAAAAACTATCTTTTGCAACTTCTTTTTCTCCTTTTGGTCCAAATAATTTTGAAGTTCTAATTAAATACCACTTTAAACCTTTTCCACTTAATTCTATAATTTTTTTTTCACCAAAAAATTTAGTTTTACCATAACGATTAATTGGATCTGGCAAATCATCTTCGCTATAACCATTTTCTTTATTTCCAGAAAAAACATAGTCAGATGAATAATGAATTAAAATAGCTTTTACATTAAAAGCAGCTTCTGCTAAAAATTTTACACCATCAATATTTATTTTTTTAGCTAATTCATATTCCTCATCGCTTTCCTCACATCTATCAACAGCATTATAAGCTGCAGCATTAATAATTACATCAGGCTTTAAATTATTAACTTTTTTTAAAATTAACTCTCTATCTGTTATATCAACCTCTGCTCTATCCCAGCCTATTACTTCATTTCCATTGGAAAAAACCTTTACTAATTGTACTCCCAAATTTCCTTTTGAACCAAGTATTAATATTTTCATAATAAAAATAATTAATTATTTATTTTTTCAGAAATTACTTTTTTAAATTCCTCATAATCCTCAATATAATCTGAACGATTTGAATTATAATTTGTTGAGCTTAAAGCTAATAAAATTACATCGGAAGAAAGATCTTTAAAATGATGCCAGACATATTCACTTACATAAAAAGCAGATATTGGCGCTTCAAATTTAAACTCTTCTAATCCATTTCCTTTATCAATCACAGCTACACAACTACCTTGAATCATAATAAAAAACTCTTCTTCAATTTTATGACAATGCGCGCCAGTATTTCCAATCGGTTTTGTGATAAAATAAACTCGTTTCACTTCAAAATCAATATAATCTTTTAATTCCACTGGCCTCATTAAAAAATGAGGTGCTTGAATTTTCTTTAATTCAAATTGTTGAAAATTTATTTTCATAGTTTTTTAAATTTAAAAAATTTTAATTTGATCGTTCTAAAGGTTTTTCAGATTTTGCACAAAAATTATCCATAAATTTATTCATTTCATCTTTTTTTTCTAACAATTTTTCTACCCACTCTATATTTTTTAAATACCATTCAACTGTTTCTTTTAATCCTTGTTCAAATTTTTCTCTAGGATAATCAGAAGTCCAACCAAGACTTCTAATTAAGCTCGCATCAACAGCATAACGTCTATCATGTCCCGGACGATCAGTTACATATTCAATCATCTCTTCGTTCTTGTCCATAATTTTCAAAATCATTTTAGTTATTTCTAAATTATTTCTTTCATTGTCAGAACCAATATTATAAACTCTGCCGGGCTCGCCTTTTTCTAACATTAAAAGTAAAGCCTTAGCATGATCATTAACATGAATCCAATCACGCACATTTAAACCATCTCCATAAACAGATACTTTTTCGTTTTTTAATAATTTAAAAACAAAAAATGGAATTACTTTTTCTGGAAATTGAAATGGCCCATAATTATTTGAACAATGTGTAACAATAACAGGCACTTTATGAGTTTTAAAATATGCCCTGCACATTAAATCACCACCAGCCTTAGCAGCAGCATACGGCATATTTGGTTCAATTGGAGTATTTTCTGTAAATAATCTCTGCTCATCTAATTCTAAAGCTCCATAAACTTCATCAGTTGAAACATTTACAAATTTTTCAATTCCATTAGTACGTACCGCATCAAGAATCATTTGCACTCCCAAAGTATTGGTCAATACAAAATCCTTTAAACCACCATGAATAGAACGATCAACATGGGTTTCTGCGGCAAAATTTATAATATGTGTAATACTATTTTCTACAATAATTTGATTTAATTTTTCCAAATCAATAATATCACCTTGAATAAATTTATAATTTAAATTATTTTCAATGTCTTTTAAATTTTCTAAATTCCCGGCATATGTTAATTTGTCATAATTAACAATTTTATAATCTGAACGTTTTTCTAAAATATAATGAATAAAATTAGAGCCAATAAATCCAGCTCCACCACAAACAAGTAATCTCATAAATTTTTTATATTAATAGTTAAGGTTCATATGAAATGAGAGACCCCATTTCTTGATTTTTCGTTAATTTTGAATTTAATTTTTTTGATAATATTTTCTTTTTGATCTTTTTCAAATAAAACTGTTAACATTTCGGTTTTAAGATCCCATTTGGATAAAGTAAATAAATTAATATACTCTTTTGGCAAGTTTATTTTTTCATTTAGTATGTTAATTTCACCTTTTTCTTTTTCCTTGTTCTCATGAACTTTCCGAATGAAATAAATTTTTGGAATAAGTTTATTTTTAATAATTTGTTCAAAATTATTTTTATTGAATTTTGATCGATTTAAACTTGACACAGTAAATAATTTTAATTTTTCATCTACATCATCAATAGAATTAAAAATAAATTTATTCCAGAAATTTTTAGCAAAGACTGAATTTGATCCTTCCACAGAACCATTATTCCATGGACTGCGAGGATTGGTAAAAATTGGTATTACTTTCATCCAAAATAACATTAACACAACTTTGCTTAAACTCCTTTTGCCAGAAGCGCTGCCAATAAATGCTAATCCATTGTCCATTTTAAATTCATCAGGAATAAAGAAATTATCACAGAACCATTTAATTCCTTTTCTGGCATATATGCTGGTTTGCGCGGGAATACGCTTAAATTGTCTTAATTTTAGCTTTTTGCAGGAAAATGATATAAAGTTAAGTGGTTGGGTTCGTCCTTTAATAACACGTTCCAAAAAATCTATTTCAACAATAACTGATCCTATATTTTCTATTAATGTTTTTGGATAATGCTGATATACAGAATTTCCTTTTACTTTCTTTTTATGAGTTTTTGACAACCCTGAATCTTTTAAAGTCTTCTTAATAAACGACAGATTTATTTTTTCTTTGTTGCTGTAATCGCTATTTTTAATTTTATCTAAAACTGTTTCTGAGCCAATGTAAAATTCTTTATTTGATAGTTCAAGTTCTTTTCTAATTTTTATCACCAGCTGTTTATCTGATTCAACGTGAATTCTTGGTTTTCCTTTTTTCCAATCCCTTTTATCATCTTCAAAATTTTGATCTTTATTTTGTGTCCAAGTAGAAACGAAATTCCAAGACAAATTTTCTTTTTTAACTATTTATTTTTTTAAAATCTTTTTTTAAAAAACATTTCGTTTATTTTCTTTCTTAATTTAATCAATTTTTCTTTGTTCATACGATTGATAGATTAATAATTAGTTATCTTATTAGTCTACCAATTTAATAAACAAAGTTAAAGTTAGGGGTCTCTCATTTCATATGAACCTTAACCGTTAATAAATAAAATTAAAATTATTTTTGTGTTTTTATGTAAATCTTTCGTGGATTTTTTTCGAAAAAATGTTTGAACATATATCTTAATGAATCAACAACATGTTGTCTTAAAACCCAGTTTTTAAAAAATTGTTTAAAACCACCAGCGCTTACTCGTTTTCCATCAGCATATACTTGAGTTTCTGGATAATATACAACTCTTTTGCCTCTTTTCCACACTTGATAGCAAAGTTCAACATCAGACATAAAAAGAAAATAATCTTTACATAATCCTTTAATATCATCCCATAATTCTTTTCTAATAATTACGCATGAAGATTGAAGCCAATCAACATCTTGGATTTTTGAATAATCCAAATGTTGCATTTCATCATATTCTACAAAATTTTTTAAAATAGGAATTTTTCTAAAAAATGTCCTTCTTGCTACTTGAATAAAAAACTTTGGAAATGCCCGTACAGTCATAGCAATTACTCCATCATTATTAATTTGCTTCGGACCTAATATTCCAATATCTTTATGCTTATCTAAATAATCAACCATTTTTAACAAAGCATCTTTTTCTTTCCACATTATATCAGGATTTACAATAGCAACATATTGACCTTCTATTTCTTTATTAACTTGATTATGAGCTTTTATATATCCAACATTTTTTTGATTAATAATCACTTTTACGCATTCAAAATCTTTTAAACAATGTTTTAAAATATTAGCATTTAATTCATTACAAGAATTATCAATAACAATTATTTTAAATTGAAAATTAACTTCTTGCTCTATAATAGATTTTACATTTTCTACAACTTGTTTAGCTTTTAAATAATCAAGAATTAAAATTGTTACTTTATAATTTTGCATAAATTTATGTTTTTGCTTTAATTTTAAAATTTAATTTTTCTCCAATAAAAGTAATTTTTTTTCCAATAAACCATGCTAATTTTAAAATAAAATATTGCCAAACAGGATGCCATTTTTTAAAATATTTAAGCATTGAATCACAAAAATATTCCTGGGTTTTTCCTCTTTTAACTAATGCAAAACTTTTACCAACAAAATCAATACATTCTGTTTTCGGTGTATACATAATATCCCATCCAGCATTTTTCACTTGTTTGCAATAATCCACTTCTTCAAACCAAATAAAATATCGCTCATCAAGTCCTCCAATTTTTTCAATTACTTCTTTTCTAATCATAAAAAATGAACCACGAATAGAATCAACCACTGCTTCATTTTTATAATCAAAATCTTTATATAAATAATTATTAAGTATGCTTGGAAAAATATGCGGTAATTTTAAAGTAATTGCTAATTGATCAAAAAATTTAGGATAACGACGAACATGTAGAACTGTTTCGTTATTTTCTTTTATTAAATGACAACCAGCAACACCTGCTTGTTTATGCTCATCCATCCATTTAACCATTTTTTCAAGAGTTCCTGGCAAAACACGCATATCTGGATTAAGCAATAAAATATATCTTCCTTTAGCCAATTTTATTGCCTGATTATTTGCTTTAGCAAACCCAGCATTATAATCATTAGCTATTAAATGTACTTCTGGAAATTCATTTTTAATCATATCTACTGTTCCATCTTTTGAATCATTATCAACTGCAAAAATTTCAAATTCAATATTTTTTGTATTTTGATAAATATTATTAAAATTGTCTCTCACAAAATCTTTCACATTCCATGAAACTGTTATAATTGTTAAATCCATATTTTTTTAATCTAAATTAATATATAATTTCTAACACGACAAACTATAATTATTCCATTATTTTTTCTATATATGTTTTAATTTTTACTCTTTTTTTTATCTGATTCTTGCGCGCTTTTATTTGTTTCCTTAATTTAAAAAGTTGCCACCACTGCTTTACTAAAAATGGTTCAAAAAACAATGCAAAGGTATTACTCTTAACTTCATACCAAAATGTTTTTAATCTAATAGAAACAGGATAACTTCCATCTATCATCTTATTTAAAATAATATGATGATTTAACCAAGACCATTCTTTATATTTTTTTTGTCTCCCAATTCTTCCTTTTATAATATCAATTATGCTATTACCTTTTGCTTCAACTGACCGATCATGATGAATAGTTGCATTTGGTGTATATAAACTTTTATATCCTGCCATTTGTAATCTATAAGCTAAATCACAATCTTCTTTATACATAAACATTAATTCGTCAAAATATTCTTTTTTTCCTTCTTTGTTTAAAAAAGCAACATCCTCTAATGCATAGATATTATACATTGCAGCAGCACCAGAAGGACCAAAAATTTCAACTTCCTTATCAAATTGACCGTAATCAATTTCTCCTTGCCCACGATCAATAAAACGATGCTCTTTGGTTATTGCAATTCCAACTGTATCTATAAAATTAGTTATTCCTTTATTATCGCTCTCTTTTCTTTTAAAATTCCAACGTTTAAGTTTACAAGTAGATGAGCTATTTTGTGGAGATTTTATTATTGCATTAACTAATTCTGAAATTACATTTGATTCATAAAACATATCTACATTTGTTGCAAAATAATAATTAGCTTTTAATTCAACTGCTCTTCTAATTATTAGATTATTAGCTTTTCCAAAACCAGTATTATATCCTGGTCTTATTATTTCAATTTCTGGAAAATATTCTTTTATATATTTAATATTTAAATTATTTTCATCTTGACTATTATCAACAAAAATTAATTTAATATTTTTATAATCCTGCATTTTTACACTAGTAAAAAAATCAGGTAAATATTTTGAAGTTACATATTTTTCATCTAGCGAATCATAAAGAATTCCTCCAATTACAATCAAAGGTGAATTTTTTTGTTCAATTTTTATAACTTCTAATGGTCTTTGTTTGTTTTTTAAATTATAGGCAGCTTCAACAAGGCTTTCATGTGTTCCAACATCAAACCAATTACCCTCTAAAAACCCTACTTTCATTTTCCCGCTCTTAACATAAATATTATTTAAATCTGTAATTTCCAATTCTCCGCGATCGGATGGTTTCATATTTTTTATATAACCA
This window harbors:
- a CDS encoding 50S ribosomal protein L31 codes for the protein MKKNIHPTYYSDAKIICACGNNFTIGSTIKEIHVEICSHCHPFYTGKQKLIDTAGRLDRFKLRSAKKEILNKKVIDAKKIKIEPKEKIETEIKPKVKPEKKIKLNVDSKKKKETKIKPIKKIEKK
- a CDS encoding peptide chain release factor 1, producing the protein MLKQLPKFQKSLNELEQQLQDPSIFNDIQKIKEISKKFNENKEIVENFKKLESLEKDINQNKEFLKTEIDQEMIELIQQELKNLEINKINLEIKIKILLSPKDPLDEKNIIMEIRAGVGGNEAELFAADLFRMYFRFAERKKWKTNLIDSNKTEIGGFKEITFEITGNNVYSQLKYEIGVHRVQRVPETEKQGRIHTSTATVAVLPEAEEIDIKIDPKDLRIDVFCSGGHGGQNVNKVSTAVRITHLPTNIVVSCQNERSQPQNKEKAFTVLRSRLLVLEQEKKQKTLTTERKSQVGTGDRSEKNRTYNFPQDRITDHRIKKSWHNIANILDGDLDQIIIELTNQSLNNCL
- the rfbD gene encoding dTDP-4-dehydrorhamnose reductase, translated to MKILILGSKGNLGVQLVKVFSNGNEVIGWDRAEVDITDRELILKKVNNLKPDVIINAAAYNAVDRCEESDEEYELAKKINIDGVKFLAEAAFNVKAILIHYSSDYVFSGNKENGYSEDDLPDPINRYGKTKFFGEKKIIELSGKGLKWYLIRTSKLFGPKGEKEVAKDSFFNIMLKLSKEKNELNVVDGEKSCFTYTPDLAFATKNLLEINKKYGIYHLTNLGSCTWYEGVVELFKLKNINIKVNRINSDDLKRPAKRPQNSVLLNTKLPKLRDYKEALEEYLKI
- a CDS encoding dTDP-6-deoxy-3,4-keto-hexulose isomerase; amino-acid sequence: MKINFQQFELKKIQAPHFLMRPVELKDYIDFEVKRVYFITKPIGNTGAHCHKIEEEFFIMIQGSCVAVIDKGNGLEEFKFEAPISAFYVSEYVWHHFKDLSSDVILLALSSTNYNSNRSDYIEDYEEFKKVISEKINN
- the rfbB gene encoding dTDP-glucose 4,6-dehydratase: MRLLVCGGAGFIGSNFIHYILEKRSDYKIVNYDKLTYAGNLENLKDIENNLNYKFIQGDIIDLEKLNQIIVENSITHIINFAAETHVDRSIHGGLKDFVLTNTLGVQMILDAVRTNGIEKFVNVSTDEVYGALELDEQRLFTENTPIEPNMPYAAAKAGGDLMCRAYFKTHKVPVIVTHCSNNYGPFQFPEKVIPFFVFKLLKNEKVSVYGDGLNVRDWIHVNDHAKALLLMLEKGEPGRVYNIGSDNERNNLEITKMILKIMDKNEEMIEYVTDRPGHDRRYAVDASLIRSLGWTSDYPREKFEQGLKETVEWYLKNIEWVEKLLEKKDEMNKFMDNFCAKSEKPLERSN
- a CDS encoding glycosyl transferase family 2; amino-acid sequence: MQNYKVTILILDYLKAKQVVENVKSIIEQEVNFQFKIIVIDNSCNELNANILKHCLKDFECVKVIINQKNVGYIKAHNQVNKEIEGQYVAIVNPDIMWKEKDALLKMVDYLDKHKDIGILGPKQINNDGVIAMTVRAFPKFFIQVARRTFFRKIPILKNFVEYDEMQHLDYSKIQDVDWLQSSCVIIRKELWDDIKGLCKDYFLFMSDVELCYQVWKRGKRVVYYPETQVYADGKRVSAGGFKQFFKNWVLRQHVVDSLRYMFKHFFEKNPRKIYIKTQK